In a single window of the Roseiconus lacunae genome:
- a CDS encoding choice-of-anchor D domain-containing protein has product MDVLAKRLLIALTITLCFSAFVFALSQSVTYKPWGVADSEREKYDAIMADIELNEQVRSMEVPRIQAPTLPHDFGWVTIGDEYKHTFSIRNRGEKPLELTLAGTSGEAVRATLGTNKLAPDGSTTCDVTWTVSDSDTEFSSEKVFLKTNDPLHTNIALTCVGKRKHRVVVPSTIRLGSHDIGINPTTTFLVYSQVYDDFEITAIDADGLESEWAAIEASLDDEQLSGQDVRSAQSVTVKLQPSDHGAYSGKFTVAIQTPDGIRQETISYEGKVRPPVGFYGPEIHQSTGLDLGTLDSGTQHDFYVTVRSRGDKSREIEVLEIQPKALETELTATSQPGAYKLRITVPKGCPDLQFNRSQNRGFVKVGDPLSPSYSSWLPLWVSVSKVDD; this is encoded by the coding sequence ATGGACGTCTTAGCCAAACGTTTGTTGATCGCGTTGACAATCACACTTTGTTTCTCCGCGTTCGTCTTTGCCCTCAGTCAGTCGGTGACCTACAAGCCCTGGGGTGTTGCCGATAGCGAACGCGAAAAATACGACGCGATCATGGCTGACATCGAACTCAACGAACAAGTTCGGTCGATGGAGGTCCCACGCATTCAAGCTCCTACCCTCCCACATGACTTTGGTTGGGTGACGATCGGCGATGAATACAAACACACCTTTTCGATACGAAACCGTGGCGAGAAACCCCTCGAACTGACGCTAGCCGGTACGTCAGGTGAAGCCGTGCGGGCAACGTTGGGGACTAACAAACTTGCCCCCGATGGATCGACGACCTGCGATGTCACATGGACGGTCAGCGATTCCGACACAGAATTCAGCTCGGAAAAGGTTTTCTTGAAAACCAACGATCCACTTCACACCAACATTGCGTTGACTTGTGTCGGAAAACGAAAGCACCGCGTTGTCGTCCCTTCGACGATTCGTTTGGGGAGCCATGACATCGGGATCAACCCGACAACCACGTTCCTCGTCTATAGCCAGGTATACGACGACTTTGAAATCACCGCGATCGATGCGGACGGATTGGAGTCTGAATGGGCAGCCATCGAAGCCTCACTTGATGACGAGCAATTGTCCGGACAAGACGTGCGATCGGCGCAAAGCGTGACGGTCAAACTGCAACCGAGTGACCACGGTGCCTATTCGGGAAAGTTCACCGTGGCGATCCAGACCCCCGATGGGATTCGGCAGGAAACCATTTCCTATGAGGGCAAGGTCCGACCGCCGGTGGGCTTTTACGGCCCAGAGATTCACCAGTCGACCGGGCTGGATCTGGGAACGCTGGACAGTGGCACGCAACATGATTTCTATGTCACCGTTCGATCGCGCGGCGACAAGTCTCGCGAGATCGAAGTGCTTGAGATCCAACCCAAAGCTTTAGAAACCGAACTGACGGCGACCTCCCAGCCCGGTGCGTACAAGCTACGAATTACCGTCCCCAAGGGCTGTCCCGACCTGCAGTTCAATCGCAGTCAAAATCGCGGTTTCGTCAAAGTAGGCGACCCCTTGTCTCCCAGCTACTCGAGTTGGTTGCCGTTGTGGGTGTCTGTCTCCAAAGTTGATGACTAA
- a CDS encoding DUF1559 family PulG-like putative transporter — translation MSRMRKSGFTLIELLVVIAIISLLAALALPALTKAREAARRAQCSNNLRQFGIGMYTFADRDPLTRLCSGASDWKRDGDMDTYGWAADLVNIGSAITGDMLCPSNPAKGLEKVNDLMGGATSGSSSNPAPGNTTARMTEGAASELFTAIDATTGTYNTPITFAYQGGTLDNGGYVGTFYVEKGYMTNYASGYHLVRSSPVTQFGGVSGAAYTTSASGGKFKERQDSVGPLTASSIDTARVSAQNIGLLGDAGPGDLDEAVLVADVTNAAGEVLLPKGMLLAESFNDGPAYWDSSADRIHLLDKDVRMGQQIQCEKGQATTIECALPVHAGVRDDTTNPGGTYLQDTRDWFAIHTGAANILMADGSVRLFFDESNDGYLNPGFPIDDDITDFTSIGYNSADVELPPSQMYNGIWFNDSWFKNTFEEN, via the coding sequence ATGTCGCGGATGCGAAAGTCGGGATTTACCCTGATCGAACTCTTGGTGGTTATCGCCATCATCTCGTTGCTGGCGGCTTTGGCCTTGCCAGCGTTGACGAAGGCTCGTGAAGCCGCTCGTCGTGCACAATGCTCGAACAACTTGCGTCAGTTCGGAATCGGCATGTACACCTTTGCCGACCGTGATCCACTGACCCGTCTGTGCTCCGGTGCTTCCGACTGGAAGCGTGACGGCGACATGGACACCTACGGCTGGGCCGCCGACTTGGTCAACATCGGTTCGGCGATCACCGGTGACATGCTGTGCCCCAGCAACCCTGCCAAAGGCCTGGAAAAGGTCAATGACTTGATGGGTGGAGCCACTTCGGGATCGAGCAGCAATCCTGCTCCCGGTAATACCACCGCACGTATGACTGAGGGTGCGGCTTCGGAACTGTTCACCGCAATCGATGCCACCACCGGTACCTACAACACGCCGATCACGTTTGCCTACCAAGGCGGCACGCTGGACAACGGCGGCTACGTCGGCACGTTCTATGTCGAAAAAGGCTACATGACCAACTACGCGTCGGGCTACCACCTGGTTCGTAGCAGCCCCGTGACTCAATTCGGTGGCGTTTCGGGTGCAGCTTACACCACGTCGGCGAGCGGCGGAAAATTCAAAGAACGCCAAGACTCGGTTGGCCCGTTGACCGCCAGCAGCATCGACACCGCACGTGTTTCGGCACAGAACATCGGCCTGCTCGGCGACGCCGGACCGGGCGACTTGGACGAAGCCGTTTTGGTTGCCGACGTCACCAACGCAGCCGGCGAAGTCTTGCTGCCTAAAGGCATGCTGCTCGCCGAATCGTTCAACGACGGCCCCGCCTACTGGGACAGCTCGGCTGATCGAATTCACTTGCTCGACAAAGACGTTCGTATGGGACAACAGATCCAGTGCGAAAAGGGCCAAGCAACCACGATCGAATGTGCATTGCCCGTCCATGCCGGCGTTCGCGATGACACCACCAACCCTGGCGGAACTTACTTGCAGGACACCCGTGACTGGTTCGCGATCCACACCGGTGCCGCCAACATCCTGATGGCTGACGGTTCGGTCCGCTTGTTCTTCGATGAAAGCAACGACGGCTACCTGAACCCAGGTTTCCCGATCGACGACGACATCACCGATTTCACCTCGATCGGTTACAACTCGGCTGACGTCGAGCTCCCACCGTCGCAAATGTACAACGGTATTTGGTTCAACGACAGTTGGTTCAAAAACACGTTCGAAGAAAACTGA
- a CDS encoding ATP-binding protein encodes MSSDHAAWTLRREIPSDTTIGSELVDELLAAMTEREWPSADLFRTQLAYQEAIVNAIRHGNHSDPDKTVTVEMSCDDQRATITITDQGDGFDPNDVPDPRSDELLEVPGGRGVLLINEIMNEVAYNDRGNQIKMTKIKGANPPADEDDDDE; translated from the coding sequence ATGTCATCTGATCACGCCGCGTGGACGCTGCGTCGAGAAATCCCCAGTGATACGACCATTGGGAGCGAATTGGTCGATGAGCTGCTCGCTGCCATGACCGAACGGGAATGGCCGTCCGCCGATCTGTTCCGCACCCAGCTTGCCTACCAAGAGGCGATCGTTAACGCGATTCGCCATGGCAATCATTCCGATCCGGACAAAACTGTCACCGTCGAAATGAGCTGTGATGATCAGCGTGCGACGATCACGATCACCGATCAAGGCGATGGCTTTGACCCCAATGACGTCCCCGACCCGCGGAGCGATGAACTGCTTGAAGTCCCCGGCGGCCGTGGTGTCCTGCTGATTAACGAGATCATGAACGAGGTTGCCTACAACGATCGCGGCAACCAAATCAAAATGACAAAAATCAAAGGGGCCAACCCACCCGCCGACGAAGACGACGACGACGAGTAA
- a CDS encoding STAS domain-containing protein produces MPRRRQQTNIRIDDSVMVVCPTTKSISTRKLAKYFATDVVERLESLQPSELRKVVVDLSGVQWISSAGLNELIHLQTLTRSSGAELHLSGLCETVRDVFRITRLERFFDVELSEWDASTLPERELGPSLS; encoded by the coding sequence GTGCCGAGACGTCGTCAACAAACGAATATCCGAATCGACGACTCCGTCATGGTTGTCTGCCCGACAACCAAAAGCATTAGCACTCGTAAACTCGCCAAATACTTTGCGACTGATGTCGTTGAACGGCTTGAGAGTTTACAGCCGTCAGAACTTCGCAAGGTAGTGGTCGATCTTTCAGGCGTCCAGTGGATCAGCAGCGCGGGACTCAATGAGTTGATCCATTTGCAAACGCTAACCCGCTCCTCGGGGGCCGAACTTCACCTGTCCGGACTGTGCGAGACCGTTCGGGATGTGTTTCGAATCACTCGCCTGGAGCGTTTTTTTGACGTCGAGTTGAGCGAATGGGATGCATCGACGCTTCCCGAACGGGAGCTTGGCCCCTCTCTGTCCTGA
- a CDS encoding ABC transporter permease codes for MLANFTAASSGFLFDAASTMGSGLVVGQIGDWMPSWATPIYAISLGLLLGAVVAAAFYAVLALLSFVPPLGKLADNSTRGTVASLIVGVVVGAMLCMRFASSSDEYAQTLYLPLLLAGIVIGYAVIYGMWHRTRSEWADILSEGVVPYVLSTLGAFTLIGVLGAYYVNDPMQFIESIPQVNLISDGTVVHEVTVPGANPSVAPDEATFHAQQFDYDLRAMSELIIESDKTVMLGDGASIAEFSRKPARIDAGEQMVYRYEDRDVPPLPSDPAKLHIQNRELDAATVKFTITTVPRIPEISQAVAIGCIVFFLISALVAFRQAAPRVWALALSTAKNEMAQTLYLILLALGIFGVVFFSIYPFNTLGDDIRMFKDSSVTLIMVLAMIQAVWSAGTSVSDEIEGRTALTVLSKPVSRRSFLLGKYAGIMMSIAVMFVIIGAIFLLLMAYKPIYDARETARATPGWQIGFEEIMSTVPVLGLYFMQAMSIAAVAVALATRLPLLSNLISCLVIYVIGNLTQPLVASARGENPLVGFVGNLIAIVVPNLNIFNVQTAMDSGNQVPWIYLAASFNYLVVFAVAIWMVAMLLFEDRDLA; via the coding sequence GTGCTTGCGAATTTCACCGCCGCTTCGTCTGGTTTTCTTTTCGACGCTGCCTCGACCATGGGAAGCGGCTTGGTAGTTGGCCAGATTGGCGATTGGATGCCCAGTTGGGCGACTCCGATCTATGCGATTTCTCTCGGTTTGCTGCTTGGTGCCGTGGTCGCTGCGGCTTTTTATGCCGTCCTGGCTCTCTTGTCGTTTGTCCCTCCGCTCGGGAAGCTAGCCGATAATTCGACGCGGGGGACGGTTGCCTCGCTGATCGTCGGGGTGGTCGTCGGTGCAATGCTTTGCATGCGGTTCGCGTCGAGCAGTGATGAATACGCACAAACGTTGTATCTGCCGTTGCTGCTTGCGGGAATTGTGATCGGATACGCGGTGATCTATGGCATGTGGCACCGAACTCGAAGTGAGTGGGCCGACATCTTGAGCGAAGGGGTTGTGCCTTACGTCCTCTCCACGCTTGGGGCGTTCACGTTGATCGGAGTCCTGGGTGCGTATTATGTCAACGATCCGATGCAGTTCATCGAGTCGATCCCACAGGTCAACTTGATCAGCGATGGGACGGTCGTTCATGAAGTCACGGTGCCGGGGGCGAATCCTTCGGTTGCTCCTGACGAGGCGACGTTTCATGCCCAGCAGTTCGACTATGACTTGCGGGCGATGTCGGAGCTCATCATTGAATCCGATAAGACAGTCATGCTTGGTGACGGGGCGAGCATTGCCGAATTCTCTCGCAAGCCGGCTCGAATCGATGCCGGCGAACAGATGGTTTATCGGTACGAAGATCGTGATGTCCCGCCACTTCCGAGTGACCCCGCGAAATTACACATCCAGAACCGTGAACTCGATGCCGCAACGGTCAAGTTCACGATTACCACGGTGCCCCGTATTCCCGAGATTTCGCAAGCGGTCGCGATTGGGTGCATTGTCTTTTTCCTGATAAGCGCGTTGGTTGCGTTTCGGCAAGCTGCCCCGCGGGTCTGGGCACTCGCCTTGTCAACGGCCAAGAATGAGATGGCCCAGACGTTGTATCTGATCCTGCTTGCCCTTGGCATTTTCGGGGTGGTGTTCTTTTCGATTTACCCGTTCAACACCCTCGGCGACGACATTCGAATGTTCAAAGACAGCAGCGTGACGTTGATCATGGTGCTGGCAATGATTCAGGCAGTTTGGAGTGCCGGGACAAGCGTGAGCGACGAGATTGAGGGGCGGACGGCTCTGACCGTTCTGAGCAAGCCAGTGTCACGACGTTCATTCTTGCTCGGAAAGTATGCCGGCATCATGATGAGCATCGCGGTGATGTTTGTGATCATCGGGGCGATTTTCTTGTTGTTGATGGCTTACAAACCCATCTATGACGCGCGAGAAACCGCTCGGGCGACGCCGGGTTGGCAAATCGGATTCGAAGAGATCATGTCAACCGTCCCGGTCCTGGGGCTGTATTTCATGCAAGCGATGTCGATCGCCGCCGTCGCGGTCGCTTTGGCGACACGGTTGCCGCTCCTTAGCAATTTGATTTCGTGTTTGGTAATCTACGTGATCGGCAACTTGACGCAGCCTTTGGTTGCATCGGCCCGGGGCGAGAACCCGTTGGTCGGATTTGTTGGGAACTTGATTGCGATCGTGGTTCCAAACCTGAACATTTTTAATGTCCAGACTGCGATGGACAGTGGAAACCAGGTTCCCTGGATCTACCTCGCCGCCTCCTTCAACTATCTTGTCGTCTTCGCGGTCGCGATTTGGATGGTTGCTATGTTGTTGTTTGAAGATCGCGATTTGGCCTAA